In the genome of Bradyrhizobium ottawaense, the window TCCTGATCAGCCTGACCGACGATGCGAGCTTCGGCATGTTCGCGGTCGGCTCGGCCGAGCCGCGGCCCGAGCTGATCCGCGTGATCGACAAGATCGGGCCGTTGCTGACGAAGCGCCAGGGCATGATCATCGTCCGCGGTCATACCGACAATCGACCGTATCGTTCTGAGACTTACGACAATTGGCGGCTGTCGACCGCCCGCGCGCAGATGGCCTATTACATGCTGGTTCGCTCCGGCGTCGACGCGCTGCGGATCGAGCATGTCGAAGGCTATGCCGACCGCCGGCCGAAGCTTCCGAACGATCCGGCGGCCGCGCAGAACCGCCGGATCGAGATCCTGATTCGTGAGAAGCGCCCTTGATCAGGCCGCTCCTCTGCGCCGCCGTGCTGCTCCTGCCGTTCACGGCAGCGAACGCGCTCGCACAATCCGCGCGCCAGCCGGGCGAGCCCTATGAGCTCGTCCGCGCGTTGCAGGCCGTGCAGGACAGCATCGCCAACGGTGACACCGCCGCGCATGGCAGTCACGTCGCGCTGATCCGGCAGATCGGAGAGAAGTTCCTCGCCGCCGATCCGGGCGTGTGGAGCAATGCGCAGAACAGCCAGGCTGCGGTCATCTACCTGCTCAGCGGCGGCGCGCCGCAGATCGTCCGCAAGCTGCCGCGCGACAAGATGAACGTCGACGAGCGGCTGTTCAACGGCGCGCTCGCCTATGTCGAGGGCCGTCAGGAGGAAGCGCGGGAGTTGCTCAAGGACGTCAAGCCGCGGACGCTGTCCTCCGGCCTCGGCGGACAGGTCGCGCTTGTCCAGGGCGCGTTGTTTGCGCGCTCCGAGGCATCGCTCGCGATCGAGCGTCTGGACGACGCGCGCCTGCTCCTGCCCGGTACGCTGGTGGAGGAGGCGGCGTTGCGGCGCGAGATCCTGCTGGTGGGGCAGGCGGAGGATTTCGACAAGTTCGAGTTCCTGGCGCTGGCCTATATCCGCCACTACCGCAACTCGATCTATGCCGGCGATTTCTGGCAGCGCTTCTCCTCGGGCCTGACGCAATCGAGTCTGGCGCTCGACGATCGCCGCTTCGCGCGGATCGCAGCGCTGCTCGAGCAGATCGATCGCGCGAGCCGCCTCAAGCTCTATCTCGTGATCGCGCGCGCGGCGATGGTGCGCGGGCAGATGGCTGTGACGCGGCTTGCCGGCGAGCGGGCGCTGACGCTCAGCGCCGACGCCTCGGCGGATCGCGAGCGGGCGCATTTCTTCCGCGGCGCCGCGCGGGCGCTCACCGACGAGTATGATGGCGGTCTGGCCGAGCTGAAGGCACTCGACCGGTCGAAGCTGCCCGAGCGCGACGTGCCCCTTCTGAATGCCACGGTGCAGCTCGCGCTCGATGTTCGCAAGCCGTTTCCGGGCGGATCCGCCGCTGCTGCCGACAAGCCTCCGGCAACGCCGGCACGTCTCGATCTGGCGTCATCGACCGTGACTCTCGCGCGCGCGCAGAAGCAGCTCGGCGAGCTCGAACTCCTTACCAGGGACCGCCGCCCATGACCAAGCTCAGTGGAACCTCCGGACAGCTCTTCTCGGGTCTCGCCGAGAGCCTCAACATCCGCGGCACGTCGCGTTCGGCAAAGAACGCCGGAGCCAAATCGCAGGCGGGCTCGTCGTTCAACGATCTGCTCCACACCGTCTCGAACCTCGCCAAGCAGGCACTCAACGATGAGGGCAGCGATACGACCGCGAAGGCCGGAGCGCTGCGCACGCGTCTGGCCCACCCCGCGGGCAAGGACAAGTCGAAGGACGAGACGGACGAGCGCACCGAGGCGACCGACCTGCTCAAGGCCGGCGACCAGACGACCGACAAATCCTCGGAGACGCAAAGCCCGGTCGGCCATGATCCGAAGCCAGACGGTTCGAATCGCTCGAACGCTCCCGCGATCGTGGGACAGGATCTCGTTGCCGCATCGGCCGCGAAGCCGCAAATGCCGTCGCAGTCGGGCGACAGGAAAGACGTGCCCGCGCGCGACGAGCGCTCATCCGGGACGAAGCGCGAAGTTGCGGCCACAGGCATCGCGAAGGCAACGACGGCGGATTCCGCGCCGTCTGCTGTCGTTCCGACCGGCGCGCGTGCACAAGGCGATGCATCGCAAGCCGCGGCCGCACAGCCAGGCAGCGAGGCTTCCGCCAAAGCCATGCCCGCGACATCAGGCTTCGAGGCGGTCACCGCAAATGTCGAACGCG includes:
- a CDS encoding chemotaxis protein; translated protein: MIRPLLCAAVLLLPFTAANALAQSARQPGEPYELVRALQAVQDSIANGDTAAHGSHVALIRQIGEKFLAADPGVWSNAQNSQAAVIYLLSGGAPQIVRKLPRDKMNVDERLFNGALAYVEGRQEEARELLKDVKPRTLSSGLGGQVALVQGALFARSEASLAIERLDDARLLLPGTLVEEAALRREILLVGQAEDFDKFEFLALAYIRHYRNSIYAGDFWQRFSSGLTQSSLALDDRRFARIAALLEQIDRASRLKLYLVIARAAMVRGQMAVTRLAGERALTLSADASADRERAHFFRGAARALTDEYDGGLAELKALDRSKLPERDVPLLNATVQLALDVRKPFPGGSAAAADKPPATPARLDLASSTVTLARAQKQLGELELLTRDRRP
- a CDS encoding flagellar hook-length control protein FliK, with the protein product MTKLSGTSGQLFSGLAESLNIRGTSRSAKNAGAKSQAGSSFNDLLHTVSNLAKQALNDEGSDTTAKAGALRTRLAHPAGKDKSKDETDERTEATDLLKAGDQTTDKSSETQSPVGHDPKPDGSNRSNAPAIVGQDLVAASAAKPQMPSQSGDRKDVPARDERSSGTKREVAATGIAKATTADSAPSAVVPTGARAQGDASQAAAAQPGSEASAKAMPATSGFEAVTANVERAAKVSTRDALPETTKVTVVQQETHLPPAQFNAPQQVANAVVAELKDSAGPAGSAAPDPAASQTNAPDQPLKILTINLEPPALGNVTVRLRLVGTEVSVHLAAARKDTSQMLDQQRDQIRDLMQTAGYVADVAPVQHGSLDGFQSGSGQSQPQLSGQQQPSSQSQGAFGGAGSSSGQSDGGAKQARQERQPSQETRHDQDVAPHLRRGPVYL